One region of Synechococcus elongatus PCC 11801 genomic DNA includes:
- a CDS encoding LexA family protein, translating to MRGGARSGAGRPRGSGKYGEPTKSVRLPLSVIEQLPQILDQQQSRTTLSEVYRPQRGAVLALPLYQMPVSAGFPSPADDYIEQRLDLNRHLIKNPAATFMARVSGDSMIGVGIHNGDMIIVDRSLEPRDGQIVIAVLNGELTVKRLRQDRQRLFLQAENPNYPDLEITDASAFQIWGVVTNVIHTL from the coding sequence ATGCGCGGTGGAGCTAGATCTGGAGCCGGCCGACCGAGAGGGAGTGGGAAGTATGGCGAACCCACCAAGTCTGTCCGTCTACCACTGAGTGTGATTGAGCAACTGCCCCAGATCCTCGATCAGCAGCAGTCCAGGACAACCCTGAGCGAGGTGTATCGCCCGCAGCGCGGAGCTGTTTTAGCCCTACCGCTTTACCAAATGCCAGTTTCAGCAGGGTTCCCTTCACCCGCTGATGACTACATCGAGCAGAGACTAGACCTCAATCGGCACTTGATTAAGAATCCGGCCGCTACCTTCATGGCGCGAGTCTCTGGCGACTCAATGATTGGGGTAGGAATTCACAACGGGGACATGATTATCGTCGACCGTTCCCTTGAACCCCGTGACGGACAAATTGTGATTGCAGTCTTGAACGGCGAACTGACCGTGAAGCGCCTGCGCCAAGACCGCCAACGGCTATTCCTACAAGCCGAGAACCCGAACTATCCCGACCTTGAGATTACTGACGCCAGTGCCTTCCAAATTTGGGGAGTCGTGACCAATGTTATTCATACGCTCTGA
- a CDS encoding type I restriction-modification enzyme R subunit C-terminal domain-containing protein, with protein sequence MAKEQSSPSETLSTKLFRSRLALIQALDRSLPPEAIGLQDDQTDLPRDEADYRAQLAGQLRQTIQAMNPNNFLVKPFREAVQQWSDGDRWRKLDDTAGTLLADQLATLPSQLPSDDKAAREFDLLLYKLQIALLKQASDYPKLRSRVQTVAQLLEGRCAIPMVGAELSLIQDLQTQDWWEDVTLPLLEKVRRTLRGLVGLIEKTARQPLYTNFEDQLGEAQELDPFALITSDDFTRFRLQAKKFLLEHDSHLAIQRLRRNQPLTPTDLEELETFLLSNKIGSQAAIDRAKQESQGFWRFVRSLVGLDRNAAKEAFSEFLSDRLYSAAQIQFVNEIINYLTTHGVMDKALLYEPPFTNYCATGPEELFEDDSIDQLCDIIDLVSARAETAV encoded by the coding sequence ATGGCCAAGGAACAGAGCAGCCCCAGCGAAACCCTCTCGACCAAGCTGTTCCGCAGTCGCCTTGCCTTGATTCAAGCCCTCGATCGATCGCTACCCCCTGAGGCAATCGGCCTCCAGGATGATCAGACCGATTTACCCCGTGATGAGGCGGACTATCGGGCCCAACTGGCGGGTCAGCTGCGGCAGACAATTCAGGCGATGAACCCCAATAACTTTTTGGTGAAGCCTTTCCGCGAGGCTGTGCAGCAATGGAGTGACGGCGATCGCTGGCGGAAACTGGATGACACTGCCGGAACCTTGCTGGCAGATCAACTCGCCACGCTGCCCTCGCAACTACCCAGTGATGATAAGGCCGCCCGTGAGTTTGACCTGTTGCTTTACAAGCTGCAAATTGCCCTGCTGAAACAGGCATCTGACTATCCCAAATTGCGATCGCGGGTACAGACCGTTGCGCAGTTACTGGAAGGCCGTTGCGCCATCCCGATGGTGGGGGCAGAACTCAGCTTGATTCAGGACTTGCAAACCCAAGACTGGTGGGAGGATGTGACTCTGCCGTTGCTGGAGAAAGTGCGGCGCACCCTGCGGGGCTTGGTGGGGCTGATTGAAAAGACGGCACGGCAACCGCTCTACACCAATTTTGAGGATCAGCTCGGAGAAGCGCAGGAGCTGGATCCCTTTGCCCTAATTACCAGCGATGACTTTACGCGCTTTCGTTTGCAGGCCAAAAAGTTTTTACTGGAACACGATAGCCATCTGGCGATTCAACGTCTCCGCCGCAATCAACCGCTCACACCTACCGATCTAGAGGAGCTCGAAACTTTTTTGCTGTCGAACAAGATTGGCAGTCAGGCGGCGATCGATCGGGCGAAGCAGGAGAGTCAGGGATTTTGGCGGTTTGTCCGCAGCTTGGTCGGTCTCGATCGCAACGCAGCAAAAGAGGCGTTTAGTGAGTTTTTAAGCGATCGGCTGTATAGCGCTGCGCAGATTCAGTTTGTCAATGAAATCATCAACTATCTGACGACTCATGGCGTAATGGATAAGGCTCTACTCTATGAGCCACCGTTTACGAATTACTGTGCAACGGGGCCAGAGGAGCTGTTTGAGGATGACAGTATCGATCAGCTTTGCGACATCATCGATCTGGTGTCTGCCCGTGCCGAGACTGCTGTTTAA
- a CDS encoding tyrosine-type recombinase/integrase, protein MTSRAIARSSPTELVPSSSADTWEPALALWVHGRSPHTQRYYLQEARVFRHWVQKPLPQVTLADLQIYLDRLDQLPRGDRAVLLRHSPECLQASSRRRTVAVLKSLFSFLSKRLGVVPVNVAAAIHAPKVKDTLAERILPESIIQSLIAAAGNDRDRLILQVLYGAGVRVSELCSLRWQDLKARSPSDRNTDTSFSPAEAKG, encoded by the coding sequence ATGACATCAAGGGCGATCGCGCGATCCAGTCCGACTGAGCTTGTTCCATCCTCCTCAGCAGATACTTGGGAACCAGCCTTAGCACTGTGGGTCCATGGGCGATCGCCACATACTCAGCGTTACTACTTGCAAGAGGCACGGGTGTTTCGGCACTGGGTTCAGAAGCCTTTGCCCCAAGTGACGCTGGCGGATTTGCAAATCTATCTCGATCGGCTCGATCAACTACCTCGGGGCGATCGCGCTGTCCTTCTTCGTCATTCGCCTGAGTGTTTGCAGGCTTCGAGTCGGCGGCGGACTGTGGCTGTGCTGAAGTCGCTGTTTAGCTTCTTGTCGAAGCGCTTGGGTGTGGTGCCCGTGAATGTAGCAGCTGCCATTCATGCCCCCAAAGTCAAAGACACGTTGGCTGAACGGATCTTGCCTGAAAGCATCATTCAAAGCCTGATTGCAGCGGCGGGCAATGACCGCGATCGCTTGATTCTGCAAGTGCTCTATGGAGCAGGGGTGAGGGTTTCTGAACTCTGTAGCCTCCGCTGGCAGGATCTAAAAGCGCGATCGCCCTCAGACAGAAACACCGACACCAGCTTCTCCCCTGCCGAGGCAAAGGGCTGA
- a CDS encoding DUF3800 domain-containing protein: protein MDGAPRSPTCYFVDEAGDGTVFNAKGKVIIGTQGCSRFFMLGLLQVEDPDRIGQELEDLRKEILADPNLAHIPSLQPDRRKTAIAFHAKDDHPLVRERVFHLIEKHQSQLKFFAVIRCKTALLQYIYERQRQSEDYRYRDNELYDYLVRRLFRDRLHTQEAYRIFFAKRGNSDRTKALKAALQGAIANLESAKGIRSTAAIEVESVLSREQPCLQLADYFLWVVQRLFEKQEDQYLQQVLPALSLIVDIDDATRQPFGRYYSRQKPISLAEIQKARPEI from the coding sequence ATGGACGGAGCCCCTCGATCGCCAACCTGCTATTTCGTCGATGAAGCAGGCGATGGCACGGTCTTTAATGCCAAGGGCAAAGTCATCATTGGGACACAAGGCTGTTCTCGTTTTTTCATGCTCGGCCTCTTGCAAGTCGAAGACCCCGATCGCATTGGCCAAGAACTAGAGGACTTACGGAAAGAAATCCTCGCAGATCCAAACCTCGCCCATATTCCCTCTCTCCAACCCGATCGCCGCAAGACTGCGATCGCCTTTCATGCCAAGGATGATCATCCTTTAGTCAGGGAACGAGTTTTCCACCTGATTGAGAAGCACCAGTCGCAGCTCAAGTTCTTCGCGGTGATTCGCTGCAAAACGGCGCTACTCCAATACATTTACGAGCGCCAGCGCCAATCCGAAGACTACCGCTACCGAGACAACGAGCTCTATGACTACCTCGTGCGCAGGCTCTTCCGCGATCGCCTGCATACTCAAGAGGCCTATCGCATCTTCTTTGCCAAGCGTGGCAATTCCGATCGCACCAAGGCTTTGAAAGCTGCTCTCCAAGGCGCGATCGCTAATCTGGAATCAGCCAAGGGCATCCGTTCTACAGCGGCGATCGAAGTTGAGTCCGTTCTATCGAGAGAGCAGCCCTGCCTACAGCTGGCGGATTACTTTCTCTGGGTCGTGCAACGGCTTTTCGAGAAGCAGGAAGATCAGTACCTGCAGCAAGTCCTACCGGCTCTCAGTCTGATTGTCGATATTGATGATGCGACTCGCCAGCCCTTTGGTCGCTACTACTCACGTCAGAAGCCGATTAGCCTAGCTGAGATTCAAAAAGCTAGACCCGAGATATAG
- a CDS encoding DUF3854 domain-containing protein has translation MAAECSVHVAQWNPKLGQGLDDLIAAHEAEKWHQILDATPSFEAW, from the coding sequence ATGGCGGCTGAGTGCTCGGTCCATGTTGCCCAGTGGAACCCCAAATTAGGCCAAGGCCTCGATGACCTCATCGCCGCTCACGAGGCTGAGAAATGGCATCAGATTCTAGATGCCACCCCATCCTTTGAAGCTTGGTAG